A stretch of DNA from Candidatus Sericytochromatia bacterium:
GGTGTAGGTCGGCTTGAAAACCAGCAAATCGACCAGCAGCAGGCTGGCCAGGGCGACATACAGGGCCGGTATCCAGGGGTAGCCGAGCGCCCGGTACGGGCGCTCGGCCTCCGGACGGGTGCGCCTCAGCACGAACACCGCCGAGACGGTCACCACATAGAAGAGCAAGGCTGCAAAGATCACGTAATCGAGCAGATCGCCATAGCGTCCGGACAGCGTCAGAACACAAGCCCAGGCTCCCTGCAGGATCAACGCGAAGGCCGGCACACCGTGGCTATTCAGCTCCGCCACGCGCCGAAAGAACAGGCCGTCGCGGGCCATGGCCCAGTAGACACGCGCCCCTGCCAACACCAGACCATTGGCGCATCCGAAAGTGGAGACCATGATGGCGATCGCCATGACCACCGCGGCCTCCGGCCCGATCAGAGCAGCCAGAGCGGCCGTTCCGACCCGGTCGTGCGGGGCGTGCTGGATCGCGGAAAAGGGCAAGGCAGCCAGATAGGCCAGGTTCGCGAGGGCATACAGCCCGATCACGAGCAACGTCCCCAGTGCCAGACTGAGCGGAATGGTGCGCTGAGGTTCCCGCACCTCCCCGGCCGTGAAGGTGATGTTGTTCCAGGCATCCGCCGAGAACAGCGAACCCACCATGGCCGTACCGACCACCGCGCACAAGGCCAGCGGGGGCAACGCCTCACCGGACAGGCTGCGGGCTTGCCAGAAGGAGGCGGAGGCAAAGGCCTCGGGCAGGTGGCGCCCCATCAGCAAGCCCAGCCCGATCAAGCCCAGCAGGGCCAGCAACTTGGTGACCGTGAGCAGGTTCTGGATTCCCCGTCCGGTTTTCAAGCCCCGCAGGTTGAGCCCCGTGAGGCCGCAAACCACGGCCACGGCCACGGCTTGCTGACCCGAAAAAACCCAGGTGCCCCCCCCGAAGAGCGACAGATCAGCCAGCGCGGGCCAGAGCACACCAAGGAACTTCGCAAAGGCCACGGCGACGGCTGCGATCGTGCCAGTCTGAATCACGGTGAACAGCGTCCAGCCGTACAGAAACCCGACCAGGGGGCCGTAGGCCTCGCGCAAATACACGTACTGCCCGCCGGCCCGCGGCATCATGGCAGCCAGTTCACCGTAACTGAGGGCCGCCATCACGGTCAGCAAGCCCGTGATCAGCCAGACCAGCAACAGCCAGCCCGGCGAACCGAGCTGACGCGCCATGTCGGCCGACACGATGAAGATGCCGGAGCCGACCATCGAGCCGGCCACCATCATGGTGGCATCAAAAGGCCCCAGTCCCCTGACAAACCCTTCGGGTGCCCTCGGCGATGGATGGGACATCGGATTTCCTCCTCACAGAACGGGAATCCACTCCTGAGGTGGTGATACCCGCCGTCCCGCCTTGCCAGACAGACCGAACTGGCGGGCCCTTGATACGCGTTAAGGTTTGTCGTTATTGGGGCATGCAATCGGCAGATCCCATGTCGGGAACCCGTCAGACTGCCTGTAAGGGCGCGTGGTTCCCTTGAATTTTGCGCCACTGCAGAAAGGTCTCAGGCCCATCGAATGAATTGCTCCCGTCGTTC
This window harbors:
- a CDS encoding APC family permease — translated: MSHPSPRAPEGFVRGLGPFDATMMVAGSMVGSGIFIVSADMARQLGSPGWLLLVWLITGLLTVMAALSYGELAAMMPRAGGQYVYLREAYGPLVGFLYGWTLFTVIQTGTIAAVAVAFAKFLGVLWPALADLSLFGGGTWVFSGQQAVAVAVVCGLTGLNLRGLKTGRGIQNLLTVTKLLALLGLIGLGLLMGRHLPEAFASASFWQARSLSGEALPPLALCAVVGTAMVGSLFSADAWNNITFTAGEVREPQRTIPLSLALGTLLVIGLYALANLAYLAALPFSAIQHAPHDRVGTAALAALIGPEAAVVMAIAIMVSTFGCANGLVLAGARVYWAMARDGLFFRRVAELNSHGVPAFALILQGAWACVLTLSGRYGDLLDYVIFAALLFYVVTVSAVFVLRRTRPEAERPYRALGYPWIPALYVALASLLLVDLLVFKPTYTWPGLAIVLLGVPVYAAWQLVQSRPGRA